The proteins below come from a single Jaculus jaculus isolate mJacJac1 chromosome X, mJacJac1.mat.Y.cur, whole genome shotgun sequence genomic window:
- the Nr0b1 gene encoding nuclear receptor subfamily 0 group B member 1 produces the protein MAGEDHPWQGSILYNMLMSAKQKHRAPEAPQTQLGAPPCWGCSCGAQSVVGRGGLPGGPNGALLYRCCLCGENHPRQGSILYTMLTSSRPTHTQPETPTVRFGAPCWGCSCGAEHTVVGRGVPEGGRAMSLLYRCCFCKEEHPRQGSILYSLLTGAKQTHVAPEAPEARRGGAWLQLSYCAQRLRGREGLAGGQAMAILYRSYLCREDHLRQGNVACSLPTSAIPTSAVSEAQPRAPWWDTLCVAQRPVALKNPQVVCEMASACLLKTLRFVKYLPCFQILPLDQQLALVRCTWAPLLLLELAQDGLHFETVEISEPSMLHKILTTRRRENEGQQPGAPSAPLPHLALPSEAGHLPSAAAVQAIRSFLGKCLSLSIDTKEYAYLKGSVLFNPDLPGLHCVKYIQGLQWRTQQILTEHINMTRRECHTRFAELNSALFLLRFINADVITELFFRPIIGTVSMDDMMLEMLCTKL, from the exons ATGGCAGGCGAGGACCACCCCTGGCAGGGCAGCATCCTCTACAACATGCTTATGAGCGCCAAGCAAAAGCACAGGGCTCCAGAGGCGCCCCAGACGCAGCTGGGGGCTCCTCCGTGTTGGGGTTGCTCCTGCGGTGCCCAGTCCGTCGTGGGCAGGGGAGGACTGCCTGGCGGGCCAAACGGAGCGCTCCTGTACCGCTGCTGCCTGTGCGGTGAAAACCACCCGCGCCAGGGTAGCATCCTCTATACTATGCTCACGAGCTCCAGGCCCACGCACACGCAGCCCGAGACGCCCACTGTGCGGTTCGGGGCTCCGTGCTGGGGCTGCTCTTGCGGTGCCGAGCACACCGTGGTGGGTCGAGGGGTGCCGGAGGGCGGACGGGCCATGTCGCTCCTGTACCGCTGTTGCTTTTGTAAGGAGGAGCACCCGAGGCAGGGGAGCATCCTCTACAGCCTGCTCACCGGCGCCAAACAAACGCACGTGGCCCCGGAAGCACCCGAGGCCCGTCGTGGAGGCGCGTGGTTGCAGCTGTCCTACTGTGCGCAGAGgctgaggggaagagaggggctgGCGGGCGGTCAGGCCATGGCGATCCTGTACCGCAGCTACCTGTGCAGAGAGGACCACCTGCGGCAGGGCAACGTCGCCTGCAGCCTGCCCACAAGCGCAATCCCAACAAGCGCGGTCTCAGAGGCGCAGCCGAGGGCCCCCTGGTGGGACACCTTGTGTGTCGCTCAGCGGCCGGTGGCCCTCAAGAATCCACAGGTGGTGTGCGAGATGGCCTCGGCGTGCCTGCTGAAGACCCTGCGCTTCGTCAAGTATTTGCCCTGCTTCCAGATCCTGCCCCTGGATCAGCAGCTGGCGCTGGTGCGGTGCACTTGGGCGCCCCTCCTCTTGCTGGAGCTCGCCCAAGACGGCTTGCACTTCGAGACCGTGGAGATCTCAGAGCCCAGCATGCTGCACAAGATCCTCACCACCAGGCGGCGGGAGAACGAGGGTCAGCAGCCAGGGGCCCCGTCTGCCCCGCTGCCACATCTGGCTCTGCCTTCTGAGGCTGGCCACTTGCCCTCGGCCGCAGCGGTGCAAGCCATCAGGAGCTTCCTAGGCAAATGTTTGAGTCTGAGCATCGACACCAAGGAGTACGCCTACCTTAAGGGGAGCGTGCTCTTTAACCCAG ACTTGCCAGGCCTGCACTGTGTGAAGTACATTCAGGGCCTTCAGTGGAGAACCCAGCAGATCCTCACTGAACACATCAACATGACACGAAGAGAGTGCCACACCAGATTTGCCGAACTCAACAGTGCGCTTTTTTTGCTGAGGTTCATCAATGCCGACGTCATCACTGAACTCTTTTTCAGGCCCATCATTGGCACAGTCAGCATGGATGATATGATGCTGGAAATGCTTTGTACCAAGCTGTGA